The following coding sequences are from one Granulicella arctica window:
- a CDS encoding epoxide hydrolase family protein: MALEPFAIPFSKSAVDDLRDRLARTRWPDEIPGTAWEYGFDLAFLKDICDYWRHQFDWKAQVEKLSSFHHYRYTPNTAGIHFIHERGKGPAPIPLILTHGWPGSFLEMLRIIPLLTDPAAHGGDASDSFDVVVPSMPGYGFSDRPTTRGMNTFRIAELWVELMNELGYNRFAAQGGDVGAGVSTALGLRHSQSILGIHLNYIPGSYRPHLAAKTKLAPVEEEFLKHAAQWYDESGAYAHIQRTQPQTAAYGLNDSPAALAAWILEKFRSWSDCEGDLYR; this comes from the coding sequence ATGGCCCTCGAACCATTCGCAATACCCTTTTCAAAGAGCGCAGTGGACGATCTCCGAGATCGGCTGGCACGAACACGCTGGCCCGACGAGATACCCGGCACTGCTTGGGAGTACGGCTTCGATCTCGCGTTCCTGAAAGATATTTGCGATTACTGGAGACACCAGTTCGACTGGAAAGCACAGGTAGAGAAGCTCTCGTCCTTCCATCATTACCGCTACACACCGAATACCGCCGGAATTCATTTCATCCATGAGCGCGGCAAAGGCCCTGCTCCAATCCCACTCATCCTGACGCACGGGTGGCCCGGCTCTTTCCTGGAAATGCTGCGCATCATCCCACTGTTGACCGACCCAGCGGCACACGGAGGAGATGCCTCCGACTCGTTCGATGTCGTAGTCCCATCCATGCCCGGATACGGCTTCTCCGATCGCCCAACCACCCGCGGCATGAACACCTTTCGTATCGCTGAATTATGGGTGGAGCTCATGAACGAACTCGGCTACAACCGTTTCGCTGCTCAAGGTGGAGACGTAGGTGCAGGTGTAAGCACAGCCCTCGGATTGCGCCATTCGCAAAGCATTCTTGGCATCCATCTGAACTACATCCCAGGCTCCTATCGCCCACATCTTGCAGCGAAAACAAAGCTTGCCCCAGTCGAAGAAGAGTTCTTGAAACATGCAGCCCAGTGGTACGACGAAAGCGGAGCCTACGCCCACATTCAAAGAACGCAGCCTCAGACAGCAGCCTATGGTCTGAACGACTCGCCTGCCGCCCTGGCTGCATGGATATTGGAAAAATTCCGTAGCTGGTCCGATTGCGAAGGCGATCTCTATAGATGA
- a CDS encoding alpha/beta fold hydrolase, producing the protein MSNVTLYWLTETIHSSFRWYYENRKAPLQFGPDDFVKVPCAIVRFPKEDPFPPLEWIERGYNIQRWTEMPRGGHFAAAEEPELLAEDIRAFFRRFREIASPTP; encoded by the coding sequence TTGTCGAACGTGACGCTCTACTGGTTGACCGAAACGATCCACTCCTCCTTCCGTTGGTACTACGAAAACCGGAAGGCACCGCTGCAATTTGGGCCAGACGATTTTGTGAAAGTCCCCTGCGCAATCGTACGTTTTCCAAAGGAAGACCCTTTCCCTCCTCTCGAATGGATCGAGCGCGGCTATAACATTCAACGCTGGACGGAGATGCCACGCGGAGGTCACTTCGCAGCAGCGGAAGAACCCGAACTGCTAGCAGAAGATATTCGCGCTTTCTTCCGCAGGTTTCGGGAAATTGCTTCTCCAACCCCATAG
- a CDS encoding acetyl-CoA carboxylase carboxyltransferase subunit alpha has translation MADLETSKSAQAAPTPEAWIKTELARNPQRPHPMDFIEALFTDFSEIHGDRAFGDDSAMACGMALFHGEPVLAVGNLKGRTLKERVARKFGSPDPEGYRKALRAMKIAEKYGRPIFTFLDLAGANPGIGAEERGQGEAIARNLLEMSRLRVPTIATITGEGGSGGALALAVADRVLMLDNAIYSVISPEGCASIMWKDATKKQQAAAALKYTAQDARNLGCCDDVIPEPVGGTQADPATAMALVDERLQHHLTELRSMPLDQMLDRRYEKFRTMAQFYTTA, from the coding sequence ATGGCCGACCTAGAGACGAGCAAATCAGCCCAGGCAGCACCTACTCCCGAAGCATGGATCAAGACGGAGCTTGCGCGGAACCCTCAGCGCCCACACCCGATGGACTTCATCGAAGCACTCTTTACCGACTTCAGCGAGATCCACGGCGACCGGGCCTTCGGTGACGACTCCGCAATGGCATGCGGCATGGCGCTCTTCCATGGAGAGCCAGTGCTCGCCGTCGGCAACCTCAAAGGCCGCACCCTCAAGGAACGAGTAGCACGCAAGTTCGGCAGCCCGGACCCCGAAGGCTACCGCAAAGCTCTCCGCGCCATGAAGATCGCCGAGAAATACGGCCGCCCCATCTTCACCTTCCTCGATCTGGCAGGAGCAAACCCCGGCATCGGTGCCGAAGAACGCGGCCAGGGTGAGGCCATTGCGCGGAATCTGCTTGAGATGTCTCGTCTGCGTGTGCCTACCATCGCCACTATCACCGGCGAAGGCGGCTCCGGCGGTGCCTTGGCGCTGGCTGTAGCCGACCGCGTCCTCATGCTCGACAACGCTATCTACTCCGTCATCTCTCCCGAGGGCTGCGCCTCCATCATGTGGAAGGATGCGACGAAGAAACAGCAAGCCGCCGCCGCCCTCAAGTACACGGCGCAGGACGCACGCAACCTAGGCTGCTGCGACGATGTCATCCCCGAACCAGTCGGCGGAACACAAGCCGATCCGGCTACCGCAATGGCTCTCGTCGACGAGCGCCTCCAGCATCACCTCACGGAGCTGCGCAGTATGCCACTCGACCAGATGCTCGACCGGCGTTACGAGAAGTTCCGCACCATGGCGCAGTTCTACACAACCGCCTGA
- a CDS encoding CPBP family intramembrane glutamic endopeptidase produces the protein MTQSVPSSTATRSKVRRSLQFALFAVSMLWFALSDSLAGRAAHGLTTRFDLDAASPLLAALFLIFLLAVGFSLFEGVARTGKTSLRLAIGLPPRPTAAREWSVGAAIGWGIAVASVLPMALGRTLHVSFWTSQRAFGLLFLNLATLACSVLAIEIALRGYPFRRLIEALGPTWATVAMAVTLGFLHGFHPDATGISILATTIATVLLSIAWLRTHALWLPWGLHFAWSASVALLFGLPVRGVDTFATVIQTRAIGPGWLTGDDFGPDAAFFTIIVLLAAIVVLVRATSDYAWDYTRPEIIAAGYEVNPAPPAAHSAMEQQAAAKPPALVQILPTTSQSRSVDGQ, from the coding sequence TTGACGCAATCTGTCCCCTCCAGCACGGCTACGCGTTCGAAGGTCCGCCGTTCGCTCCAGTTCGCGCTCTTCGCCGTCTCGATGCTCTGGTTCGCTCTTTCGGATTCACTCGCCGGACGAGCAGCACATGGCCTGACGACCCGGTTTGACTTAGACGCAGCAAGCCCGCTGCTCGCCGCACTCTTCCTGATCTTCCTGTTGGCCGTCGGCTTCAGCCTCTTTGAGGGAGTCGCTCGCACCGGCAAAACATCCCTGCGTCTCGCAATCGGTCTGCCGCCGCGTCCTACCGCAGCCCGCGAATGGTCCGTCGGCGCAGCCATCGGCTGGGGCATCGCTGTCGCATCCGTCCTCCCAATGGCCCTCGGACGCACGCTGCACGTGAGCTTCTGGACCAGCCAACGAGCCTTCGGCCTGCTCTTCCTCAATCTCGCAACGCTGGCCTGTAGCGTCCTCGCCATCGAGATCGCCCTGCGCGGCTATCCCTTCCGCCGTCTGATCGAAGCACTCGGCCCGACATGGGCCACCGTCGCCATGGCGGTCACGCTCGGCTTCCTCCACGGCTTCCACCCCGATGCAACCGGCATCAGCATCCTTGCCACAACCATCGCCACCGTCCTGCTCTCCATAGCATGGCTGCGCACCCATGCCCTGTGGCTTCCCTGGGGCCTTCACTTTGCCTGGAGCGCCAGTGTAGCTCTACTCTTCGGCCTTCCTGTCCGAGGCGTAGACACCTTCGCCACCGTCATCCAGACACGAGCCATCGGCCCTGGATGGCTCACCGGCGACGACTTCGGCCCCGACGCCGCCTTCTTCACCATCATCGTCCTGCTAGCCGCCATCGTCGTCCTCGTCCGCGCCACCAGCGACTACGCATGGGACTACACCCGCCCCGAGATCATCGCCGCCGGATACGAGGTCAACCCCGCTCCGCCAGCCGCCCACTCCGCCATGGAGCAGCAAGCCGCCGCCAAGCCCCCCGCACTCGTCCAGATTCTACCCACCACCTCGCAATCGCGCTCCGTAGACGGACAATAA
- a CDS encoding GNAT family N-acetyltransferase has protein sequence MQIREAVLSDIGEITEIYNEILRTSTAIYNDRPVTLEDRVAWWEGRREKGFPVLVAMDGSSIAGFATFGEFRSWPGYRFTVEVTVHLHASSRGQGIGRRLLEELIKRARSMEKHSMIAAVDSENTGSLRFFERFGFQRVAHLREVGYKFDRFLDLILLQYRIAPSSVDFPQSE, from the coding sequence ATGCAGATCAGGGAGGCTGTTCTTTCGGATATCGGCGAGATTACGGAGATTTATAACGAGATTCTCCGGACATCGACGGCTATCTACAATGACCGACCGGTAACGCTGGAGGATCGGGTTGCCTGGTGGGAAGGCCGGCGCGAGAAGGGGTTTCCGGTGCTGGTTGCTATGGATGGAAGCTCCATTGCGGGATTCGCTACGTTTGGGGAGTTTCGGTCATGGCCGGGGTATCGGTTCACGGTGGAGGTGACGGTGCATCTTCATGCATCGTCACGTGGCCAGGGGATCGGGCGGCGATTGCTGGAGGAGTTGATCAAGAGAGCGCGATCCATGGAAAAGCATTCGATGATCGCTGCGGTTGACTCTGAAAATACTGGGTCGCTTCGATTTTTCGAGCGCTTTGGTTTTCAAAGAGTGGCGCATCTCCGTGAGGTTGGATACAAGTTCGACCGGTTTCTCGACTTGATCCTGCTTCAATATCGGATTGCACCTTCTTCTGTGGACTTCCCGCAAAGCGAATAG
- a CDS encoding retropepsin-like aspartic protease, translated as MRTVFFVCILLTSVLISYGQINSPLNKPLVELSYRPVGKLIYVPVQVNGSSPLWFCFDTGAPNSLIDKAAAQKLKVRALSSGIIHGAGKGEVSASDAGEVRFMIGDLATRVPHAKIVDLSKVPLPAKIDGLLGAEFLEQYVVRIDTAQHKIAFYDPNTFAYQGDGKSIPLELTNSRLYVHVGLAAKPGEFVERRLRVDTGSEDSIDDDTVRSSPKLQKTTLGNGLGTSYEDVSGVYDTVVIGPYKFRSVWGPAGAVPIVGMEMMRRFTLTFDTRRGLLYLEPNASFTEPVPAPS; from the coding sequence ATGCGTACCGTCTTCTTCGTTTGCATTCTCTTGACTTCAGTGCTGATCTCTTATGGGCAAATAAACTCACCACTGAACAAGCCACTGGTCGAGCTCAGCTACCGTCCTGTCGGAAAGCTCATCTACGTTCCCGTGCAGGTAAATGGGTCGAGCCCTCTTTGGTTCTGTTTCGATACCGGCGCACCAAACAGCCTCATTGACAAGGCTGCGGCTCAGAAATTGAAGGTGAGAGCACTATCGAGCGGCATTATTCACGGCGCTGGAAAAGGCGAAGTATCGGCAAGCGATGCCGGCGAGGTTCGGTTCATGATTGGTGACCTCGCTACCCGAGTTCCGCACGCGAAGATCGTTGACCTATCAAAAGTGCCGCTTCCGGCGAAAATAGACGGTTTGCTTGGCGCCGAGTTTCTAGAGCAATATGTTGTCCGCATCGATACCGCGCAACACAAGATCGCTTTTTATGACCCGAACACTTTTGCTTACCAGGGAGATGGAAAGTCGATACCTTTGGAGCTGACGAATAGCCGTCTTTATGTTCACGTCGGACTGGCCGCAAAGCCTGGCGAGTTCGTCGAGCGAAGGCTTCGGGTCGACACAGGTTCTGAAGATTCGATCGACGATGATACCGTCAGAAGCTCGCCTAAACTTCAGAAAACAACACTCGGCAACGGACTGGGCACCAGTTACGAGGACGTTTCGGGTGTCTACGACACCGTTGTCATCGGACCATACAAGTTTCGATCCGTATGGGGACCGGCCGGTGCTGTGCCAATCGTCGGGATGGAGATGATGAGACGCTTCACGCTTACATTCGATACGAGACGCGGTCTACTTTATCTCGAACCAAACGCGAGCTTCACTGAGCCGGTTCCAGCCCCGAGCTAA
- a CDS encoding dimethylarginine dimethylaminohydrolase family protein has product MATTSTTPAVPLDFSPTPHFSRPTFLMCPPQFYDVDYVINPWMAGNLHRPSRDVAFTQWNSLYEHLKTIADVRLLHARADSPDMVFVAHAALVHHGIAAISSFAYAQRQPEEQYLRDWFKEAGFLLWDTPRETSFEGEGDVLFDPEGKRLWAAHGVRTCLHSHRHVADAWHTEVVSLHLMDPRFYHLDTCFAPLAGGYLLYYPGAFDVESLRKIEEAYPVEKRIAVTEQEATHFACNVINIGQNILMHTASNSELPDRLMDLGFDVTQLVLTEFLKGGGSAKSLALRLSDMNVTNGL; this is encoded by the coding sequence ATGGCTACCACAAGTACGACCCCCGCAGTACCGCTCGATTTTTCCCCAACGCCACACTTCAGCCGCCCCACCTTTCTGATGTGCCCCCCGCAGTTCTACGACGTCGATTACGTCATCAACCCATGGATGGCGGGCAACCTGCACCGTCCCTCCCGGGATGTCGCCTTCACGCAATGGAACAGCCTCTATGAACACCTGAAGACCATAGCCGATGTCCGCCTGCTGCATGCCCGAGCCGACTCACCCGACATGGTATTCGTGGCGCACGCCGCTCTGGTTCACCACGGCATCGCAGCCATCTCCAGCTTTGCCTATGCACAGCGCCAGCCGGAGGAGCAGTACCTCCGCGACTGGTTCAAGGAAGCCGGCTTCCTCCTATGGGACACCCCACGCGAGACATCCTTCGAAGGCGAGGGAGATGTTCTGTTCGATCCCGAAGGCAAACGCCTGTGGGCCGCCCACGGAGTCCGCACCTGCCTACACAGTCATCGCCATGTTGCAGATGCTTGGCATACTGAGGTGGTCTCCTTGCATCTAATGGACCCACGCTTCTACCACCTCGATACCTGCTTCGCGCCCCTCGCCGGAGGATACCTCCTTTATTACCCAGGAGCCTTCGACGTAGAGTCACTTCGCAAGATCGAAGAAGCCTATCCCGTAGAGAAGCGCATCGCCGTAACCGAGCAGGAAGCGACCCACTTCGCCTGCAATGTAATCAACATCGGCCAAAACATCCTCATGCACACAGCTTCCAACTCAGAGCTGCCGGATCGCCTGATGGATCTCGGCTTCGATGTCACCCAGCTTGTGCTGACCGAGTTCCTCAAAGGCGGCGGCTCGGCTAAATCGTTGGCCCTTCGTCTCAGCGACATGAACGTCACAAACGGCCTGTAA
- a CDS encoding response regulator codes for MSITENAGSMNSELFTDLKQSTPAYPLSPKTILFVDDDEDIRALTKTFLEHEGYSVFCCGDAERAGHVFRSASRIDLLITDFYMPKTSGMDLALELRQQNPRLPILLISGGFVWGDNLKRLLGEGWRFLGKPFALPELLATVHAILGGGAMQAIA; via the coding sequence ATGAGCATCACCGAAAATGCAGGCTCCATGAACAGCGAACTCTTTACGGATTTGAAACAAAGTACCCCAGCGTATCCGCTCTCTCCTAAAACCATCCTGTTCGTCGATGACGATGAGGATATTCGTGCTCTGACGAAGACCTTTCTGGAACACGAAGGGTATAGCGTGTTCTGTTGTGGAGATGCAGAGCGGGCAGGCCACGTCTTTCGCAGCGCATCGCGCATCGATCTGCTCATCACCGACTTTTACATGCCGAAGACCTCAGGCATGGACCTGGCGCTCGAGCTCAGGCAGCAGAATCCAAGGCTGCCGATACTGCTGATATCCGGCGGGTTTGTGTGGGGCGACAACCTGAAACGGCTGCTGGGGGAGGGGTGGAGGTTTCTTGGCAAGCCCTTTGCGTTGCCAGAGCTGCTTGCAACCGTCCATGCGATCTTGGGCGGAGGTGCGATGCAGGCGATCGCTTAG
- the ychF gene encoding redox-regulated ATPase YchF, which yields MPLNCGIVGLPNVGKSTIFNALTSAKAAAANYPFCTIEPNTGIVTVPDPRLDKITEFVKPNRTIPTTMEFIDIAGLVEGASKNEGLGNKFLGHIRATDAVVHVVRCFSDPEVVHVAGGVNPLHDIDIINTELLLADLDTVEKRFTKAERAAKNTSDSKLKAEAACLSKLLEALQAGKPARTVELTEEEKPIARDLFLITAKPMLYVANVDDSGLAGGNEWVDAVEKRAAEENSQVVRICGALESEIAQLEPAERTEFLKEMGLTEPGLDRLIHSAYRLLDLITYFTAGVQEVRAWTIRRGTKAPGAAGVIHSDFEKGFIKADCYHCDDLFTYGSEQAVKEKGLLRSEGKEYIVKDGDILFFKFNV from the coding sequence ATGCCTTTGAACTGTGGAATCGTCGGTTTGCCCAATGTAGGCAAGAGCACTATCTTTAACGCACTCACCTCTGCCAAGGCAGCCGCGGCCAACTATCCCTTCTGCACCATCGAGCCGAACACCGGCATCGTGACCGTCCCCGATCCACGGCTCGACAAGATCACCGAGTTCGTCAAGCCGAACCGCACCATTCCGACCACGATGGAGTTCATCGACATCGCCGGTCTGGTGGAAGGCGCGAGCAAGAACGAAGGGCTTGGCAATAAGTTTCTGGGACATATCCGCGCTACCGACGCCGTGGTCCATGTCGTTCGCTGCTTCAGCGATCCCGAGGTCGTCCATGTGGCTGGCGGCGTCAATCCGCTGCATGACATCGACATTATCAATACAGAGCTTCTGCTGGCCGATCTCGACACGGTAGAGAAGCGCTTCACCAAGGCGGAGCGTGCCGCGAAGAATACGAGCGACTCCAAGCTGAAGGCCGAGGCTGCGTGCCTGTCGAAGCTGCTGGAGGCGTTGCAGGCAGGGAAGCCGGCGCGCACGGTCGAGCTGACGGAGGAGGAGAAGCCCATCGCTCGTGATCTGTTTCTGATTACAGCCAAACCGATGCTTTACGTCGCCAACGTCGACGACAGCGGGCTGGCCGGTGGCAACGAGTGGGTCGATGCGGTGGAGAAGCGCGCGGCCGAAGAGAACAGCCAGGTGGTGCGGATCTGCGGAGCGCTCGAGTCGGAGATTGCGCAGCTTGAGCCAGCAGAGCGCACGGAGTTTTTGAAGGAGATGGGCCTGACCGAGCCGGGACTAGACCGCCTGATTCACTCGGCCTACCGGCTACTCGACCTGATTACCTACTTCACGGCGGGTGTGCAGGAGGTACGTGCGTGGACCATTCGGCGCGGCACGAAGGCACCTGGTGCGGCCGGAGTCATCCACTCTGACTTCGAAAAGGGGTTCATCAAGGCCGACTGCTACCACTGCGACGACCTGTTTACCTATGGCAGCGAGCAGGCGGTCAAAGAAAAGGGTCTACTCCGTTCGGAAGGCAAGGAGTACATCGTCAAGGACGGCGATATTCTCTTCTTCAAATTCAACGTCTAA
- a CDS encoding endo-1,4-beta-xylanase, with protein MNPTSRRRFITGTLRALACAPFAGSRLSFASETFVPLRQLAAAKGIQFGFALDPAKLSSDATYRDLVARQADIVVPENVLKWQTVHPEPERYDFAPADIIATFAQQHGQHMRGHTFCWHRSLPDWVPRTVTRDNAEAVLTAHITTVASRYRGRISSWDVVNEAIAPEDRQPGGLRNFLWYQMLGPHYLDIAFHAAHKADPDAVLCYNDYGLEGDSHYGESRRALVLAMLRGLKQRGVPVHGLGIQSHLHAGDTFGPGLSRFIQAIRDLGLSVYVTELDVDDSRLSGSTAERDGTVAETYKRYLDLILSTRSVSAILTWGVWDRPHLAGATNTSGPLAQRPLAFGPEGEIKPASWVVEHCLERAMPPAGPKA; from the coding sequence ATGAACCCAACAAGCCGACGCCGGTTCATAACCGGAACTCTTCGCGCACTCGCCTGCGCCCCCTTCGCAGGCAGTCGCCTGTCGTTTGCATCGGAAACCTTCGTGCCGCTGCGTCAACTTGCCGCTGCAAAGGGCATCCAGTTTGGCTTCGCGCTTGATCCGGCAAAGCTGAGCAGCGATGCCACCTATCGCGATCTCGTCGCCCGCCAGGCAGACATCGTAGTGCCCGAAAATGTCCTGAAATGGCAGACGGTCCATCCCGAGCCGGAACGCTACGACTTCGCCCCGGCCGATATCATCGCCACCTTTGCGCAGCAGCACGGCCAGCACATGCGCGGACACACGTTCTGCTGGCATCGGTCCCTGCCCGACTGGGTTCCTCGGACTGTCACGCGCGACAACGCCGAAGCTGTACTGACTGCACACATCACCACCGTCGCCAGCCGCTACCGTGGTCGGATCAGTTCGTGGGATGTCGTCAATGAGGCCATCGCACCGGAAGACCGCCAGCCTGGTGGCCTGCGCAACTTTCTCTGGTATCAGATGCTCGGGCCGCACTATCTCGACATCGCGTTCCACGCCGCACACAAGGCCGATCCCGATGCCGTGCTCTGCTACAACGACTACGGTCTGGAAGGAGATTCGCACTACGGGGAGAGCAGGCGTGCTTTAGTACTCGCGATGTTGCGTGGTCTCAAGCAACGAGGCGTCCCGGTGCATGGTCTTGGAATCCAGTCCCATTTGCACGCCGGTGACACATTTGGACCGGGCCTTTCACGCTTCATCCAGGCAATACGAGATCTCGGGCTGTCAGTCTATGTAACGGAGCTGGACGTCGACGACAGCCGTCTCAGCGGTTCTACCGCAGAGCGTGACGGCACCGTCGCAGAGACATACAAGCGTTACCTCGATCTGATTCTCTCCACGCGTTCCGTATCCGCCATCCTTACCTGGGGTGTCTGGGATAGGCCACATCTCGCTGGTGCCACCAACACCAGCGGACCGCTCGCGCAAAGGCCGCTCGCGTTTGGCCCCGAAGGCGAGATCAAGCCCGCGAGCTGGGTCGTCGAGCACTGCCTCGAGCGAGCTATGCCTCCGGCGGGACCGAAGGCATAA
- a CDS encoding DsbA family protein, which translates to MKSFLVPVIILLSALSGAAQTAMPSTGATPFRDTSSLKPPAGAKVAIIEFEDLECPLCARVSPLVRNAMNQYHIPRVHHDFIIQSHVWSRTAAIYARYLEDKVAPQVAENFRRDVFANQQMIASQDDLQQFARRWFPSHGQQMPFVIDPSGRCAAEVQADCTLGQRIGIRHTPTIIVVSSKQWIEVTDPAQLYAAIDRAELDAPASAVHPRPGIRP; encoded by the coding sequence ATGAAGAGTTTCCTTGTCCCTGTGATCATCCTTCTCTCGGCCCTATCCGGTGCAGCCCAAACCGCTATGCCATCCACAGGGGCAACTCCGTTCAGAGATACTTCCTCTCTCAAACCGCCTGCCGGTGCCAAGGTCGCCATCATCGAGTTTGAAGATCTGGAGTGCCCCCTCTGCGCCCGGGTTTCGCCGCTCGTGCGGAATGCCATGAATCAGTACCACATTCCTCGAGTCCATCACGACTTCATCATCCAAAGCCACGTCTGGTCGCGCACTGCTGCCATCTACGCCCGATACCTTGAGGACAAAGTCGCCCCTCAGGTAGCCGAGAATTTTCGGCGAGATGTATTTGCCAACCAGCAAATGATCGCGAGCCAGGATGACCTACAGCAGTTTGCCCGCAGATGGTTTCCGTCTCACGGCCAACAAATGCCCTTCGTGATCGACCCATCCGGTCGTTGCGCGGCCGAGGTTCAGGCAGACTGCACGCTTGGGCAGCGCATCGGCATCCGCCACACCCCCACGATCATCGTCGTCAGCTCAAAACAATGGATTGAGGTCACCGATCCTGCTCAGCTTTATGCTGCCATCGACCGTGCGGAGCTGGATGCACCAGCATCGGCTGTGCACCCTCGACCTGGCATCCGTCCATAA
- the pyrF gene encoding orotidine-5'-phosphate decarboxylase has protein sequence MTTKAFHPTDRLIVALDFPSAAPARVFLKQLDSACRWLKVGMELYYAEGNAFVEELRGLGYEVFLDLKLHDIPNTVAGAVRSTTNAGASLLTLHATGGSVMMAAAVEAASVPGAPRLLAVTVLTSMDAAQLSGIGIASSPADQVLRLARLAWSTGIRGMVCSAEEVALLREVLGDEAELVIPGIRPAGAAIGDQSRIATPAEAIRRGASRLVVGRPITQAPDPKSAALAILDEIATSI, from the coding sequence ATGACGACGAAGGCTTTCCATCCAACTGACCGGCTCATCGTGGCCCTTGACTTCCCCTCTGCCGCCCCTGCACGCGTCTTTCTGAAGCAACTCGATAGTGCCTGCCGCTGGCTGAAGGTCGGCATGGAGCTCTACTATGCCGAGGGCAACGCCTTCGTCGAAGAGCTGCGCGGCCTTGGATACGAGGTCTTCCTCGATCTCAAGCTGCACGACATCCCCAACACCGTCGCCGGTGCGGTGCGCTCCACCACAAACGCAGGTGCTTCCCTGCTGACGCTCCACGCCACCGGAGGCTCTGTCATGATGGCCGCCGCCGTAGAAGCTGCCAGCGTACCCGGAGCACCACGCCTGCTCGCCGTCACCGTCCTCACCAGCATGGATGCGGCACAGTTGTCGGGCATCGGCATCGCCTCGTCTCCCGCCGATCAGGTGCTGCGGCTGGCACGCCTCGCATGGTCCACAGGGATTCGCGGCATGGTCTGCTCCGCCGAAGAGGTTGCCCTGCTTCGCGAGGTATTAGGCGACGAAGCAGAACTAGTCATCCCCGGAATACGTCCAGCGGGTGCGGCGATCGGCGATCAGAGCCGCATTGCGACCCCGGCAGAGGCGATCCGCCGCGGCGCTTCCCGCCTCGTCGTAGGACGACCCATCACACAGGCTCCCGACCCAAAATCAGCAGCTCTCGCAATTCTCGATGAGATAGCGACGTCGATATAG
- the thiD gene encoding bifunctional hydroxymethylpyrimidine kinase/phosphomethylpyrimidine kinase, translating into MKTVLTIAGFDPSSGAGVTADLMVFAAHGLFGTSCITALTVQSTLRVAATHPVSPEIARATLQHLEEDLPPMGIKIGMLGTAEMVAAVADFIEQTPGIPVVLDPVLRSSSGRELLSPDGVELMRTRLLPLVGWVTPNLDELGILVGERVTTREEMAVAGRRLRDSSRGLTVLATGGHLASPDDLLLAPDGDQLWLQGELIATSSTHGTGCALSSAVLSRLVLGDSFTAAALAAKEYVAGALRAAKGIGHGRGPIHHLWPLEKLEGSHKA; encoded by the coding sequence ATGAAAACTGTTCTCACGATCGCGGGCTTTGATCCTTCTTCGGGGGCTGGCGTTACTGCGGACCTGATGGTCTTCGCGGCCCATGGACTCTTCGGGACCTCGTGCATCACGGCGCTCACGGTTCAGTCGACGCTTCGCGTTGCGGCGACCCATCCTGTATCGCCGGAGATTGCCAGAGCGACGCTCCAGCATCTAGAGGAGGACCTGCCACCGATGGGGATCAAGATCGGGATGCTGGGGACGGCGGAGATGGTCGCAGCGGTGGCCGATTTTATTGAACAAACGCCGGGGATTCCAGTGGTGCTTGATCCGGTGCTGCGATCCAGCTCCGGGAGAGAGCTGCTCTCGCCGGATGGTGTCGAGCTGATGCGGACGCGGTTGCTGCCTCTGGTCGGATGGGTGACTCCGAATCTGGACGAGCTGGGCATCCTGGTGGGAGAGCGAGTGACGACTCGTGAGGAGATGGCCGTGGCAGGCCGGAGGCTGCGCGATAGCAGCAGGGGATTGACGGTGTTGGCGACAGGGGGACATCTTGCTTCTCCGGACGATCTGTTGCTTGCCCCGGACGGTGACCAGCTGTGGTTGCAGGGCGAGCTTATTGCTACAAGCTCTACACATGGAACGGGATGCGCGTTATCCAGCGCTGTTTTGAGTCGGCTTGTGCTCGGCGATAGCTTCACGGCAGCGGCCTTGGCGGCGAAGGAGTATGTGGCTGGAGCGCTGCGGGCAGCCAAAGGGATTGGACATGGTCGAGGGCCGATCCACCATCTCTGGCCGCTGGAAAAATTAGAGGGTTCTCATAAAGCTTAG